A region from the Anoplolepis gracilipes chromosome 2, ASM4749672v1, whole genome shotgun sequence genome encodes:
- the LOC140676193 gene encoding protein N-terminal glutamine amidohydrolase isoform X2, whose amino-acid sequence MLNTNNDELYTACFMQLKGYLLRVRSEAGSQIIIMSEKESELISLKFAKLSNKAFAPTKGSDYAAGYDLRSAYWYMIPARGKELVKTDLQVQVPLGTYGRVAPRSGLAWKNHIDVGAGVIDADYREENVWKLCQDVATRHPSELQHCHVVFVSNSRRSVPLWRQRAGKDEDKLVVWDYHAILIYAPDERAVVYDLESSLPFPTHFWKYATETFRSDEALRPEYHRRFRLVPASVYLQQFASTRHHMKRKDGTWIKTPPDYPPISTPTCKDNLDSFINMETGTGLGVVMSLKQLVNRFYRPNVNTQAPTPPQPQATAT is encoded by the exons atgttaaatacgAACAACGATGAACTATATACGGCGTGTTTTATGCAATTGAAAG GATATTTGTTACGTGTTCGCAGTGAAGCCGGTTCacagataataattatgtcaGAAAAAGAGTCAGAATTAATTTCGCTGAAATTTGCGAAATTGTCGAATAAAGCATTTGCACCAACAAAAGGTTCGGATTATGCGGCAGGATACGATTTAAGAAG tgCATACTGGTATATGATACCAGCCCGTGGCAAGGAATTAGTTAAAACTGATTTACAAGTACAAGTTCCTCTGGGTACATATGGCAGAGTTGCACCACGATCTGGGTTAGCATGGAAAAATCACATAGATGTAGGTGCAGGTGTTATAGATGCAGATTatcg CGAAGAAAACGTATGGAAGCTTTGCCAAGATGTAGCAACTAGGCATCCTTCTGAATTGCAACATTGCCATGTTGTTTTCGTAAGCAATTCACGACGAAGCGTTCCCCTTTGGCGTCAACGGGCAGGAAAGGACGAGGACAAATTAGTTGTGTGG GATTATCATGCTATTCTCATCTATGCGCCCGACGAAAGGGCAGTGGTATACGATTTAGAGAGTTCTCTGCCGTTCCCTACACATTTCTGGAAATATGCCACTGAAACCTTCAGATCTGATGAAGCATTGCGGCCTGAATATCACAGAAGATTCCGTCTGGTACCTGCCAGCGTATATTTGCAACAGTTCGCATCAACTCGGCATCATATGAAGCGTAAGGATGGTACATGGATCAAGACTCCGCCAGATTATCCTCCGATTTCGACACCAA CGTGCAAGGATAATCTCGACTCATTCATCAATATGGAAACAGGAACCGGATTAGGCGTTGTAATGAGTTTGAAACAATTAGTCAACCGATTTTATAGGCCAAATGTCAACACACAGGCGCCGACGCCGCCTCAGCCGCAAGCCACAGCCACTTAA
- the LOC140676194 gene encoding isochorismatase domain-containing protein 2: MAINAAKAVLKHGKTALFICDVQEKFVKAIHEFDKIVQNSTKLINALKLLNVPMLVSEQNPKSLGKTIPEFDISGAKGPFAKTQFSMLTPEICKELETLCFGRKPESIILIGIETHVCVENTAIDLRQNGYEVHTVADCCSSRTQEDRLLALERMRDIGCHITTSENVIFKVLRDANHEQFKDVLAIIKTPTLYTGLVSVSKI; the protein is encoded by the exons ATGGCTATAAATGCTGCGAAAGCTGTACTCAAACATGGAAAAACTGCACTATTTATTTGCGACGTTCAGGAAAAATTCGTTAAGGCTATACATGAATTCGACAAGATTGTTcaaaattcaacaaaattg aTCAATGCTTTGAAGCTTTTGAATGTGCCTATGTTAGTTTCGGAACAAAATCCAAAGTCTTTAGGAAAAACCATACCTGAATTTGATATCTCTGGAGCAAAAGGGCCTTTTGCAAAGACTCAATTTAGTATGTTAACTCCTGAA atttgtaAGGAGCTTGAAACACTTTGTTTTGGAAGAAAACCAGAATCTATTATACTCATAGGTATTGAAACACATGTCTGTGTAGAAAATACAGCTATTGACTTGAGACAAAATGGTTACGAGGTACATACTGTCGCAGATTGTTGTTCCTCACGTACTCAGGAAGATAGATTATTAGCTTTGGag agaatGCGAGATATAGGATGTCACATAACTACTTCTGAGAACGTTATATTCAAAGTTTTACGGGATGCAAATCATGAACAATTTAAAGATGTATTGGCTATCATCAAAACACCAACTTTATACACAGGCTTAGTTTCTGTTTCAAAGATATGA
- the LOC140676192 gene encoding glutamyl aminopeptidase-like — MQILKRKSDMAFFKLLLSGSLIFSIAMAYDTESLFAISDNMIMPRHYNIKFIPFIKQGFFYAECNITINILNPTINISFFAENLGIIDVMLINNTYNSKANKEKINKYYPTTYLYNTETHIASAHFAHELSSGHYILNINFVGIIANNVGGFRVFHINESDYLQSMIYLSATNFQPNSVRELFPCFDVFAMVTFNISIKHSGYYRALSNMPIRDEIYEMYDMQWTYFETTPIMSTCLMTVVVTNFLVVRDEKTTVQMWCRRSLKAHAKFAFDIIIRMIQYLKSEWQYIEKFPKIDYIAIPISLLENISTVSVGLVVYSKKL, encoded by the exons ATGCAGATATTAAAACGAAAAAGTGATATGGCGTTCTTCAAACTGTTATTAAGTGGCAGTCTAATATTCAGCATTGCGATGGCTTATGATACGGAATCTTTATTCGCTATTTCGGACAATATGATAATGCCACgccattataatattaaatttataccaTTTATTAAACAAGGTTTCTTTTATGCCGAATGCAATATTaccatcaatattttaaatccaaCGATAAACATAAGTTTTTTTGCGGAAAACCTGGGTATAATTGACgtgatgttaattaataatacatacaattctaaagcaaataaagaaaaaattaacaaatattatccCACAACATACTTGTATAACACTGAAACGCACATAGCAAGTGCCCATTTCGCACATGAACTATCATCTGGTCATTATatcttgaatataaattttgtcggCATTATAGCTAATAACGTAGGAGGATTTAgagtttttcatataaatgaaTCGGATTATTTACA GTCTATGATATACTTGTCGGCAACGAATTTTCAGCCAAATTCAGTTCGAGAATTATTTCCATGTTTTGATGTGTTTGCAATGGTCACCTTTAACATTTCTATAAAACATAGTGGATATTACAGAGCTTTATCAAATATGCCAATAAGGGATGAGATATATGAAATGTATGATATGCAATGGACATATTTCGAAACCACACCAATAATGTCTACTTGTCTCATGACAGTTGTTGTGACTAATTTCCTTGTTGTTCGTGATGAAAAGACGACTGTCCAAATGTGGTGTCGGAGGTCTTTAAAAGCACACGCAAAATTTGcgttcgatattattattcgtatgatacagtatttaaaaagtgaatggcagtatattgaaaaatttccgaaaatagattatattgcAATCCCGATCTCacttttggaaaatatatctACAGTGAGCGTAGGGCTCGTTGTTTATAG taaaaagttatga
- the LOC140676193 gene encoding protein N-terminal glutamine amidohydrolase isoform X1, which produces MAVEPRVTGNAKPLVPLFTKASDCVNTSCYCEENVWKLCQDVATRHPSELQHCHVVFVSNSRRSVPLWRQRAGKDEDKLVVWDYHAILIYAPDERAVVYDLESSLPFPTHFWKYATETFRSDEALRPEYHRRFRLVPASVYLQQFASTRHHMKRKDGTWIKTPPDYPPISTPTCKDNLDSFINMETGTGLGVVMSLKQLVNRFYRPNVNTQAPTPPQPQATAT; this is translated from the exons ATGGCCGTGGAACCTCGCGTGACCGGGAACGCTAAGCCCCTGGTGCCGTTGTTCACTAAGGCGTCCGATTGCGTGAATACGAGCTGCTACTG CGAAGAAAACGTATGGAAGCTTTGCCAAGATGTAGCAACTAGGCATCCTTCTGAATTGCAACATTGCCATGTTGTTTTCGTAAGCAATTCACGACGAAGCGTTCCCCTTTGGCGTCAACGGGCAGGAAAGGACGAGGACAAATTAGTTGTGTGG GATTATCATGCTATTCTCATCTATGCGCCCGACGAAAGGGCAGTGGTATACGATTTAGAGAGTTCTCTGCCGTTCCCTACACATTTCTGGAAATATGCCACTGAAACCTTCAGATCTGATGAAGCATTGCGGCCTGAATATCACAGAAGATTCCGTCTGGTACCTGCCAGCGTATATTTGCAACAGTTCGCATCAACTCGGCATCATATGAAGCGTAAGGATGGTACATGGATCAAGACTCCGCCAGATTATCCTCCGATTTCGACACCAA CGTGCAAGGATAATCTCGACTCATTCATCAATATGGAAACAGGAACCGGATTAGGCGTTGTAATGAGTTTGAAACAATTAGTCAACCGATTTTATAGGCCAAATGTCAACACACAGGCGCCGACGCCGCCTCAGCCGCAAGCCACAGCCACTTAA